In Ornithinibacter aureus, the genomic stretch TCGACGGTGGGGTTGCTCTCACCCGCGAGCACCTTCTCGGCATCGATCGATGTCCAGTCGTCAGGGACGGCGAAGCGCAACCCGGACTCGGTCGCGGTCACCCAGCGTGAGTCGGCGGGAAGCTCGACCGCCCCGGCGGCCGACGGCGATGCGGATGCCGTCGCCTCCCCCGCCGGCGACGTCGAGCTGGTCGTCGTCCCCGACTCCTGTGCCGGGGTGTCGCCACCAGAACAACCGGTCAGCGCCCCCAGCCCCACCAGAGCAGCAGCCGACCCGGACACCAGAACGCGCAGTGATCCCCTCATGCCGAGAACCCTACAGCCGCGCCGGTGACGGCGCCCGCGAAAGGGGCGCGGACGGCATCCGATGAAGGCGGTTCAGCGGCCTCAGGGGGTCCGGTTGCGTGTCGGGGGTCGAGACAGCCCCCCTTTTCGCGGGAAAAGTGCCTCCACGGGCCTCTCTGAGGCATCCTGTGTCGCTCTCGGGCGGTAGACTGGAGGCTGATTTCGCGCCCAAGGCGTCTGACGCCCTTGGGCGCGCGCCATGTGTCCCGCCGGGCGTCTCCGACGGGGCCAGCCGATGAATGGAGACCCGTGGCGGACCAGCAGTCAGAGAGCACCCCTGAGGGCACCGAGCCGACCGATCCGACTGAGGTGACGGAGCAGAGCGAGGCCCCGACCTCGAACGGCGAGTCATACGACGCCGGCTCGATCACCGTGCTCGAGGGCCTGGAGGCGGTGCGCAAGCGCCCCGGCATGTACATCGGCTCCACCGGCGAGCGCGGCCTGCACCACCTCGTGTGGGAGATCGTCGACAACGCGGTCGATGAGGCCCTGGCCGGGTACGCCGACACCATCGACGTCACGCTCATGGAGAACGGCGCCGTGCGCGTCAAGGACAACGGGCGCGGCATCCCCACCGACATGCACCCGACCGAGGGCGTCAGCGCCGTCGAGCTCGTGCTCACCCAGCTGCACGCCGGCGGCAAGTTCGGCGGCGGCGGGTACAAGGTCTCCGGTGGTCTGCACGGTGTGGGCTCCTCCGTCGTCAACGCGCTGTCGACCCGCCTCGACGTGTGCGTGCGCCAGAAGGGGCACGCGTTCCGGATGTCGTTCGACCACGGTGTGCCCGTCGCGCCGCTGGAGATGATGGAGCAGACCGACCGCACCGGCACCACCATCACCTACTGGGCCAACCCCGAGATCTTCGAGACGGTCACCTACGACTACGAGACGATCCGCGCCCGCTTCCAGCAGATGGCCTTCCTCAACAAGGGCCTGACGATCAATCTGGTCGACGAGCGCGTGGTGGCCACGGCATCCGCCGACGGTGAGCCCGACCTCGACGGCGTCGACGCCGACATCGCGCTCGTGCAGGACGACGAGGATGCCGCGGCGGGTGGGGAGGTCAAGCAGACCACCGCACGCTCGGTGTCCTACCGCTACGAGAACGGCCTGGTCGACTACGTCAACCACCTCGTGTCGTCGAAGAAGACCGAGAAGGTGCACGACGACGTCATCTCGATCGAGGTCGAGGACGTCGAGCGCAGCCTCTCGCTCGAGCTCGCCATGCAGTGGACCACCTCGTACTCCGAGTCGGTGCACACCTACGCGAACACGATCAACACGCACGAGGGCGGCACCCACGAGGAGGGCTTCCGCGCGGCGATGACCAAGCTCGTCAACGACTTCGCGCGCAAGCAGAACCAGCTCAAGGACAAGGACGACAACCTCACCGGTGACGACGTGCGCGAGGGGCTGACCGCGGTCATCTCGGTCAAGCTCGGCGAGCCGCAGTTCGAGGGGCAGACCAAGACCAAGCTCGGCAACTCCGAGGTCAAGGGCTTCGTGCAGCGGGCCATGACCGACGAGTTCGGGGCCTGGCTGGACAGCCACCCGAACGAGGGCCGCGAGATCGTCCGCAAGGCGATCCAGGCCTCGGCCGCACGCCTGGCTGCGCGCAAGGCGCGCGAGGCCACCCGCAAGCGGGTGCTGGAGAGCGGTGGTCTGCCGGGAAAGCTGCGCGACTGCCAGGCCAAGGACCCGGCCGTCTCCGAGGTGTTCATCGTCGAGGGTGACTCGGCCGGTGGGTCGGCAGTGCGCGGGCGCAACCCGCACAACCAGGCGATCCTGCCGATCCGCGGCAAGATCCTCAACGTCGAGCGGGCCCGGCTCGACAAGGCCCTGGGCAACCAGGAGGTCCAGGCCCTGATCTCGGCGTTCGGCACCGGCATCGGTGAGGACTTCGACATCGAGAAGGCCAGGTACCACAAGATCGTGCTGATGGCCGATGCCGACGTCGACGGCATGCACATCCGCACGCTGCTGCTGACCCTGCTGTTCCGGTTCATGAAGCCGCTCATCGAGGCCGGCTACGTCTACCTCGCGCAGCCGCCGCTGTTCCGCCTGAAGTGGAGCAACGCCCCGCACCAGTTCGCGTTCACCGACCGCGAGCGCGACGCGATGATCGCCGACGGTCAGAGCAAGGGCTGGCGCCTGCCCAAGGACAACCCGATCCAGCGGTACAAGGGTCTGGGTGAGATGGACTACCAGGAGCTGTGGGAGACCACGATGGACCCGGCCGAGCGGGTGCTGCTCCAGGTCACCCTCGACGACGCCGCGGCGGCCGACGAGATCTTCTCGATCCTCATGGGTGAGGACGTCGAGTCCCGCCGCGGGTTCATCCAGCGCAACGCGCGCGACGTCCGCTTCCTCGACATCTGAACCCCTGAACTTTCCCGCCCGATGCCGAAAGGTTCACCGTCGCCCCGGAACGTAACCCCGGCGAACATGAACCTTCCGGTGCGAAGCACCACCAGCACGAAGGAACACGATGACTGAGCAGCCCCCGATCGACTCCGACCGCACGGAGCCGATCGACCTCAACACCGAGATGCAGCGCAGCTACATCGAGTACGCCATGAGCGTCATCGTCAGCCGCGCGCTACCCGACGTGCGTGATGGCCTCAAGCCCGTGCACCGCCGTGTCGTCTACGCGATGTACGACGGTGGCTACCGTCCCGACCGCGGCTTCAACAAGTGCAGCCGCGTCGTCGGCGAGGTCATGGGGCAGTACCACCCGCACGGTGACGCCTCGATCTACGACGCCCTCGTACGCCTCGTGCAGGACTGGAGCATGCGCTACCCGCTGGTGCAGGGCCAGGGCAACTTCGGCTCCCCCGGTGACGACCCGGCCGCCGCCCCGCGGTACACCGAGTGCCGCATGGCTCCGCTGGCCATGGAGATGGTGCGCGACATCGACGAGGACACCGTCGAGTTCCGCCCCAACTACGACGGCAAGACCCTCGAGCCGGTCGTGCTGCCCAGCCGCTTCCCGAACCTGCTCGTCAACGGAAGCTCCGGCATCGCCGTCGGCATGGCGACGAACATCCCGCCGCACAACCTGCGCGAGGTCGCCGCTGCCGCCGAGTGGGTGCTCGCCCACCCCGACGCCACCCGCGAGGAGACCCTCGCCGCGGTCATGACCGAGATCAAGGGCCCCGACTTCCCCACCGGCGCTCTCATCATGGGCACCCGGGGCATCGAGGACGCCTACCGCACGGGCCGCGGTTCGATCATCATGCGCGCGGTCGTGCAGGTCGAGGAGATCCAGGGCCGGCAGTGCCTGGTCATCACCGAGCTGCCCTACCAGGTCAACCCCGACAGCCTCGCGCAGAAGATCGCCGAGCACGTCAAGGACGGGCGCCTGTCCGGGATCGCCGACATCCGCGACGAGACCTCGGGCCGCACCGGTCAGCGCCTGGTCATCGTGCTCAAGCGCGACGCCGTCGCCAAGGTCGTGCTGAACAACCTCTACAAGCACACCCAGCTGCAGACGAACTTCGGCGCGAACATGCTGGCGCTCGTCGACGGGGTGCCGCGCACGCTGCCGATCGACGCGTTCATCCGGCACTGGGTCGAGCACCAGATCGACGTCATCCAGCGCCGCACGGCCTACCGGCTGCGCAAGGCCGAGGAGCGCATCCACATCCTGCGCGGGCTGCTGAAGGCGCTCGACGCGCTCGACGAGGTCATCGCGCTGATCCGGCGCTCGCCGACGGTGGATGCCGCCCGCACCGGTCTCATGGAGCTGCTCACCATCGATGAGATCCAGGCCCAGGCGATCCTGGACATGCAGCTTCGCCGCCTCGCGGCGCTGGAGCGCCAGAAGATCATCGACGACCACGACGAGCTCGAGGCGATGATCCTCGACTACACCGACATCCTCGCCAAGCCCGGTCGCCAGCGCGACATCATCTCCGAGGAGCTCGCCGAGATCGTGCGGCGCTTCGGGGACGACCGGCGCACCCAGGTGCTGCCGTTCGACGGGGACATGTCGATGGAGGACCTGATCCCCGAGGAGGACGTCGTCGTGACGATCACCCGCGGTGGCTACGCCAAGCGCACCCGGGTCGACGCGTACCGCTCGCAGCGGCGCGGCGGCAAGGGTGTTCGCGGGGCGTCGCTGCGCGGCGAGGACATGGTCGACCACTTCTTCACGACGACCTCGCACCACTGGCTGCTGTTCTTCACCAACCTCGGCCGCGTCTACCGCGCCAAGGCGTACGAACTGCCGGATGCCGGTCGTGACAGCAAGGGTCAGCACGTCGCCAACGTCATGGCCTTCCAGCCCGGGGAGAAGATCGCCCAGGTGCTGGCGGTGCGCGACTACTCCAGCGGGGCCTACCTCGTGCTGGCCACGAAGAGCGGGCTGGTCAAGAAGACCCGCCTCGGTGAGTACGACAGCCCGCGCAGCGGTGGGTTGATTGCGGTCAACCTGCGTGATGGTGACGAGCTGGTCGGGGCCGGCCTGGCCGAGGCCACCGACGACCTGCTGCTCGTCTCCCGCAAGGGCCAGTCGGTGCGCTTCCACGCCGACGACGCCACGCTGCGCCCGATGGGCCGCGCCACCTCCGGCGTCACCGGCATGAAGTTCCGCGGCGACGACTCGTTGCTGTCGATGTCGGTCGTCGAGGCCGGCACCGACCCCGATGTGTTCGTCGTGTTCGAGTCGGGCCTGGCCAAGCGCTCGAAGGCCTCGGAGTGGAACGTCAAGGGCCGCGCCATCCTCGGGGTGGCCGTCGCCAAGCTCAGCGACAAGGGCGGCGACCTCGTCGGGGCCCTCACCGTCGAGGAGGACGACGAGGTGCTCGTGATCTTCGAGAAGGGCAACATCGTCCGTTCGCGGGTCGACGAGGTGCGCCTCACCGGCCGCAACACCATGGGCGTGCAGTTCGCCAAGGCCGGCCGGGGTGACTCGATCGTCGCCGTGGCCCGCAACCCCGAGCGCGAGGTCGACGAGGATGCCGTACCGTCGAGCACGGACTCGGATTCGGACTCGGACGGGGACTCAACAGGAGGCAGTGAGTGAGCAATAACGAGGCCGTCACGGGGGCGTCCGCTAACATCTCGACGGTGACGACCACGCCCGCTCCGCGACCGGCATCCGCACGTCGCGTGCGCCTCACGGTGTCGCGTGTCGACCCGTGGTCGGCGATGAAGGTGTCGTTCCTGCTGTCGGTGGCGCTCGGGATCGCGATGGTCGTCATGGTGTTCGTGCTGTGGACGATCCTGGCCGGCATGGGCGTCTTCGACCAGGTCAACGGGGTCGTCGGCGAGATCGTGCAGGACCGCAACCAGCGCTTCGACATCCTCGACTTCGTCGGCCTCGGGCGGGTGCTGTCGCTGTCGATCGTCATCGCGGTCATCGACGTCATCGTCATCACGGCAATCGCGACCCTGGCGGCGTTCCTCTACAACGTCTCCAGCGCGCTCGTCGGTGGTCTGCAGCTGACGCTCACCGACGACTGAGGGTCGCTCGCCCGGCCAGTGTCTCGTCGGGAGTCTCGTCGCGGGCGCCCGTTTTGAGTGCGGGGGTGGTGGTGAGGTAGCCTCGTGCACCGCGCCACCTTGCATGAGGTGCGCAACCGATCGCGGTGCACGGGCCTATAGCTCAGACGGTTAGAGCGCTTCCCTGATAAGGAAGAGGCCACAGGTTCAAGTCCTGTTAGGCCCACCACCCGATCTCCAGTTCAAGGTGGTGAACCCGTGAAGAAGCTCCTTCTCATCGTGGCGACTGCGGTCGGTGCGCTGGCGATCCAGAAGCAGATGAAGGCCAAGCAGGCCGAGAACAAGCTCTGGGCCGAGGCCACGGACACCCCGGCGAACTAACACTTCGGATGCCGTCCGCCTCCGGTTGTGGGGCGGGTTGGTGTTTGAGGGGCCATGGCGCAATTGGTAGCGCACCTGCTTTGCAAGCAGGGGGTTAGGGGTTCGAGTCCCCTTGGCTCCACCGCAGGTCAGAGGCCCTTGCCGCTCGTCGGGAGGGGCCTCTTTCGTGTCCGTACCCCAGATTTGTACCGCAACCGTTGGAAATCGCGGAACGGGGAGGGCCGCGCCCACCCGACCTATTTCGTGTAGGACTGCGATGTGCCAAGCGTCCGCCTGCCCAGAGGGTCGCGTACGACTAGTCTCGCTGCATGCCCAATGGTGCCTACACTCCTCGGTCATTGAGCGACTCGACCGTATCGGGGGTGGCTGGGCTCGTCGATCAGGCCAAGGCTGGGCGGCTGGTGCTGTACCTCGGCGCGGGAGTGAGTAGAGCTTCTCCCAGCAATGGGCCGATGGGGCCCGAGGTTGCGAACCGTCTGCGACATGAGGCGGCTGGTTTGCTCAATTGCCG encodes the following:
- a CDS encoding DLW-39 family protein, which produces MKKLLLIVATAVGALAIQKQMKAKQAENKLWAEATDTPAN
- the gyrB gene encoding DNA topoisomerase (ATP-hydrolyzing) subunit B — encoded protein: MTEQSEAPTSNGESYDAGSITVLEGLEAVRKRPGMYIGSTGERGLHHLVWEIVDNAVDEALAGYADTIDVTLMENGAVRVKDNGRGIPTDMHPTEGVSAVELVLTQLHAGGKFGGGGYKVSGGLHGVGSSVVNALSTRLDVCVRQKGHAFRMSFDHGVPVAPLEMMEQTDRTGTTITYWANPEIFETVTYDYETIRARFQQMAFLNKGLTINLVDERVVATASADGEPDLDGVDADIALVQDDEDAAAGGEVKQTTARSVSYRYENGLVDYVNHLVSSKKTEKVHDDVISIEVEDVERSLSLELAMQWTTSYSESVHTYANTINTHEGGTHEEGFRAAMTKLVNDFARKQNQLKDKDDNLTGDDVREGLTAVISVKLGEPQFEGQTKTKLGNSEVKGFVQRAMTDEFGAWLDSHPNEGREIVRKAIQASAARLAARKAREATRKRVLESGGLPGKLRDCQAKDPAVSEVFIVEGDSAGGSAVRGRNPHNQAILPIRGKILNVERARLDKALGNQEVQALISAFGTGIGEDFDIEKARYHKIVLMADADVDGMHIRTLLLTLLFRFMKPLIEAGYVYLAQPPLFRLKWSNAPHQFAFTDRERDAMIADGQSKGWRLPKDNPIQRYKGLGEMDYQELWETTMDPAERVLLQVTLDDAAAADEIFSILMGEDVESRRGFIQRNARDVRFLDI
- a CDS encoding DUF3566 domain-containing protein, which codes for MSNNEAVTGASANISTVTTTPAPRPASARRVRLTVSRVDPWSAMKVSFLLSVALGIAMVVMVFVLWTILAGMGVFDQVNGVVGEIVQDRNQRFDILDFVGLGRVLSLSIVIAVIDVIVITAIATLAAFLYNVSSALVGGLQLTLTDD
- the gyrA gene encoding DNA gyrase subunit A; its protein translation is MTEQPPIDSDRTEPIDLNTEMQRSYIEYAMSVIVSRALPDVRDGLKPVHRRVVYAMYDGGYRPDRGFNKCSRVVGEVMGQYHPHGDASIYDALVRLVQDWSMRYPLVQGQGNFGSPGDDPAAAPRYTECRMAPLAMEMVRDIDEDTVEFRPNYDGKTLEPVVLPSRFPNLLVNGSSGIAVGMATNIPPHNLREVAAAAEWVLAHPDATREETLAAVMTEIKGPDFPTGALIMGTRGIEDAYRTGRGSIIMRAVVQVEEIQGRQCLVITELPYQVNPDSLAQKIAEHVKDGRLSGIADIRDETSGRTGQRLVIVLKRDAVAKVVLNNLYKHTQLQTNFGANMLALVDGVPRTLPIDAFIRHWVEHQIDVIQRRTAYRLRKAEERIHILRGLLKALDALDEVIALIRRSPTVDAARTGLMELLTIDEIQAQAILDMQLRRLAALERQKIIDDHDELEAMILDYTDILAKPGRQRDIISEELAEIVRRFGDDRRTQVLPFDGDMSMEDLIPEEDVVVTITRGGYAKRTRVDAYRSQRRGGKGVRGASLRGEDMVDHFFTTTSHHWLLFFTNLGRVYRAKAYELPDAGRDSKGQHVANVMAFQPGEKIAQVLAVRDYSSGAYLVLATKSGLVKKTRLGEYDSPRSGGLIAVNLRDGDELVGAGLAEATDDLLLVSRKGQSVRFHADDATLRPMGRATSGVTGMKFRGDDSLLSMSVVEAGTDPDVFVVFESGLAKRSKASEWNVKGRAILGVAVAKLSDKGGDLVGALTVEEDDEVLVIFEKGNIVRSRVDEVRLTGRNTMGVQFAKAGRGDSIVAVARNPEREVDEDAVPSSTDSDSDSDGDSTGGSE